Below is a window of Tolypothrix bouteillei VB521301 DNA.
GTATGAAGGATAAAAGCTGAAGGATTAAAGTGTAATTTTTAATCCTTCAGGCTTTATCCTTTATCTTTCATTGGTCACTGTTTGCCCCACAGTCAAAAGACCAGGAGGCATTTCTGTTCCCATTGCTTGTGCTAGCGCTGCCGGTGGCTTATCGCGCTCGGGGGATCGCAAATACTCTCCCGTCAAGATGCGTGAACCGGGTTTCATGCTGTGGGTAGTGCTGTAGTAGCGATGGGTCTGGGTAATTTTACCTCGCTCCTGCATAGAATCATTAGAGATTTTTTTGCGAAGCTTGATGATAGCATCCATGATTGCTTCTGGACGGGGAGGACAACCAGGTATGTACACATCTATTGGCAAAAGTTTATCAGCACCCCGAACAGCTGTTGGAGAATCCGCGCTGAACATACCACCAGTAATCATGCAGGCTCCCATTGCAATAACGTACTTTGGCTCGGGCATCTGCTCGTAAAGACGCATTGTCGGCTGAGACATTTTCACGTTTAAAGTTCCTGCCAAAATGATTAAATCAGCTTGACGCGGACTAGCACGAGGAATGAGACCAAATCTGTCAAAATCGAATCGGGAGCCAATCATAGCTGCAAATTCAATAAAGCAGCAAGCTGTACCGTACATCAGAGGCCACAAGCTAGATAACCTCGCCCAGTTATACAGGTCATCTATGGTCGTCAGTATAATATTTTCTGAAAGTTGATTGGTTACTCCATAGCTTGTTGGAGCTAAAATTGTTTCTTTCCCAGATGAGCCATTTGGATTATTTTCATTGGGATTCATGAATTTGTCCGGTCTCTTAATAAATTTAACGCTTGTTTTGTTTTTCAAAGCTCTGCTATAAAAATATAAATTTTTTAGATAGCAATTTATTCCGCCATTAGAAATAAGCTTTGATTAAATTTATATGTGATATGAAATACGATAAAAATATAATATAGAAATACTATTTGATTGTTGAGATAAAGATAGAGCCAGTATGCCCACCCTACTACGAAATGACAAATGACAAAAGTTGTTTTTGGTAACGCTGCAAGCGAAGGTGCAAATCGTTGGGGATGGTTCCTCGGTCACTTCATCACCCCAATTAACGATCCGCGATCTACAGAAGAACTAGAAGTAAAATGGGC
It encodes the following:
- the nuoB gene encoding NADH-quinone oxidoreductase subunit NuoB, giving the protein MNPNENNPNGSSGKETILAPTSYGVTNQLSENIILTTIDDLYNWARLSSLWPLMYGTACCFIEFAAMIGSRFDFDRFGLIPRASPRQADLIILAGTLNVKMSQPTMRLYEQMPEPKYVIAMGACMITGGMFSADSPTAVRGADKLLPIDVYIPGCPPRPEAIMDAIIKLRKKISNDSMQERGKITQTHRYYSTTHSMKPGSRILTGEYLRSPERDKPPAALAQAMGTEMPPGLLTVGQTVTNER